A single Fusobacterium simiae DNA region contains:
- a CDS encoding fructose-1,6-bisphosphatase — MNTEIKYLELLSKTFKNIAETSTEIINLQAIMNLPKGTEHFMTDIHGEYEAFNHVLRNGSGTIRNKIEEAYGDSLTENEKKELATIIYYPKEKVELMQNRDNFNADRWMINIIYRLIEVCKVVCSKYTRSKVRKAMTKDFEYILQELLYEKKELANKKEYFNSIVDTIISIDRGKEFIIAISNLIQRLNIDHLHIVGDIYDRGPFPHLIMDTLTEYNNLDIQWGNHDILWIGAALGNKACIANVIRICCRYNNNDILEEAYGINLLPFATFAMKYYGNDPCKRFRAKEGVDSDLIAQMHKAMSIIQFKVEGLYSERNPELEMSSRESLKHINYEKGTINLNGVEYPLNDTNFPTVNPENPLELLEEEAELLDKLQASFLGSEKLQKHMQLLFAKGGMYLKYNSNLLFHACVPMEPNGEFSELYVEDGYYKGKALMDKIDNIVRQAYYDRKNVEVNKKHRDFIWYLWAGRLSPLFGKDVMKTFERYFIDDKATHKEIKNPYHKLINDEKICDKIFEEFGLNPRTSHIINGHIPVKVKEGESPIRANGKLLIIDGGFSRAYQSTTGIAGYTLTYNSYGMKLASHLKFISKEAAIKEGTDMISSHIIVETRSKRMKVKDTDIGRVIQTQINDLKKLLKAYRIGLIKSN; from the coding sequence ATGAACACAGAAATTAAGTACCTAGAGTTATTATCTAAAACTTTTAAAAATATAGCTGAGACTTCAACGGAGATAATAAATTTACAAGCTATAATGAATCTTCCTAAAGGAACTGAACACTTTATGACAGATATACATGGGGAATATGAAGCATTTAATCATGTTTTAAGGAATGGTTCAGGTACAATTAGGAATAAAATTGAAGAGGCTTATGGAGATAGTCTCACAGAAAATGAAAAAAAAGAATTGGCTACAATAATATATTATCCTAAGGAAAAAGTTGAACTTATGCAAAATCGAGATAATTTTAATGCAGATAGATGGATGATAAATATTATTTATAGACTGATTGAAGTTTGTAAAGTAGTTTGTTCAAAATATACAAGATCAAAAGTTAGAAAAGCTATGACAAAAGATTTTGAATATATTTTACAAGAATTACTTTATGAAAAAAAAGAATTAGCCAATAAAAAAGAGTATTTCAATAGTATTGTTGACACTATTATATCGATAGATAGGGGGAAAGAATTTATAATAGCAATCTCTAATTTAATTCAGAGATTAAATATAGATCATTTACATATAGTTGGAGATATTTATGATAGAGGTCCATTTCCACATTTAATAATGGATACTTTAACAGAATATAATAATCTTGATATACAATGGGGAAACCATGATATCCTTTGGATAGGTGCAGCCTTAGGAAATAAAGCCTGTATAGCTAATGTTATAAGAATATGTTGTAGATACAATAATAATGATATATTAGAAGAAGCTTATGGGATAAATTTATTACCTTTTGCAACTTTTGCTATGAAATATTATGGAAATGACCCTTGTAAAAGATTTAGAGCAAAAGAAGGTGTAGATAGTGATTTAATTGCACAGATGCATAAAGCTATGAGCATAATTCAATTTAAAGTTGAAGGACTTTATTCAGAAAGAAATCCTGAACTTGAAATGTCATCAAGAGAATCTTTAAAACATATAAATTATGAAAAAGGGACTATCAATCTAAATGGAGTGGAATATCCTTTAAATGATACAAATTTTCCGACAGTAAATCCAGAAAATCCATTGGAATTATTAGAAGAAGAAGCAGAACTTTTGGATAAATTACAAGCCTCTTTTTTAGGAAGTGAAAAATTACAAAAGCATATGCAACTTTTATTTGCAAAAGGTGGAATGTATTTAAAATATAACTCAAATTTACTTTTCCATGCTTGTGTACCTATGGAACCAAATGGAGAATTTAGTGAACTTTATGTAGAAGACGGGTACTATAAAGGAAAAGCATTGATGGATAAGATAGATAATATCGTCAGACAGGCTTACTACGATAGAAAAAATGTTGAAGTAAATAAGAAACATAGAGATTTTATTTGGTATCTATGGGCAGGAAGATTGTCACCACTTTTTGGAAAAGATGTGATGAAAACATTTGAAAGATATTTTATAGATGATAAAGCAACTCACAAAGAAATAAAAAATCCATATCATAAGTTGATAAATGATGAAAAGATTTGTGATAAAATTTTTGAGGAATTTGGTTTAAATCCTAGAACTTCCCATATAATAAATGGTCATATTCCTGTTAAAGTAAAAGAAGGAGAATCTCCAATAAGAGCAAATGGAAAACTTTTAATAATAGATGGAGGTTTTTCAAGAGCATATCAATCTACAACTGGTATAGCAGGGTATACTCTGACATATAATTCTTATGGAATGAAACTTGCATCACATTTAAAGTTTATTTCTAAGGAAGCAGCAATAAAAGAGGGGACAGATATGATTTCTTCTCATATAATTGTTGAAACAAGGAGTAAAAGAATGAAAGTAAAAGATACAGATATAGGAAGAGTTATACAAACTCAAATAAATGATTTAAAAAAATTGTTAAAGGCTTATAGAATAGGTCTTATCAAATCAAATTAG
- the ppdK gene encoding pyruvate, phosphate dikinase produces the protein MKQVYEFKDGGKEMVALLGGKGANLAEMAKINLPIPKGIIISTTACNEYFKNDKKLSSALEEEILTNIRVLEYETGKKFQSTKPLLVSVRSGAPVSMPGMMDTILNLGFNDYVAEKMLEITKDEKFVYTSYLRFVQMFSEIAKGIERKKFLNLKATDYKEQIIESKNIYKDECGEIFPENYKDQILIAVKSIFDSWNNERAILYRKLNNIDNNMGTAVVIQEMVFGNFNDKSGTGVLFTRNPSTGEDKIFGEVLLNAQGEDIVAGIRTPDNIELLKTSMPNIYNELTETVKRLEKHNRDMQDVEFTIEDSKLYILQTRNGKRTAEASLKIAMDLVKEGIITKEEAILKVEPASINKLLNGDFEEKYLKEATLLTKGLAASSGVAVGRIMFDAKRVKIREKTILVREETSPEDLQGMALAQGIVTLKGGATSHGAVVARGMGKCCVTGCSEIKIDEINKTMTVGKYTLKEGDFISVSGHTGEIFLGKIPLKENSFSDELKEFVSWASEVKRMGVRMNADTPEDVEQGKTFGAKGIGLCRTEHMFFKKDKIWTIREFILSDRGEEKEKALKKLHNLQKEDFLNIFKILDGDEANIRLLDPPVHEFLPKTLEDKKKMAEILSISLENIEKRIYRLKDENPMLGHRGCRLGVSYPELYRIQARAIVEAAYECAQKGIKVHPEIMIPFIMEAKELAYLRKEIEEEIESFFKEIGARVEYKLGTMIEIPRACLLADEIAEYADFFSFGTNDLTQMSMGLSRDDSVKFLDDYREKGIWEGEPFYSIDTKAVTKLVEIGVKNGKAAKPNLKIGICGEHGGDPKSIEFFEKNNFDYISCSPFRVPTAILAAAQSYLKFKK, from the coding sequence ATGAAACAAGTATATGAATTTAAAGATGGTGGAAAAGAAATGGTTGCATTACTTGGAGGAAAGGGAGCTAACTTAGCAGAAATGGCTAAGATAAATTTGCCTATACCAAAAGGGATTATAATATCAACAACAGCCTGTAATGAGTATTTTAAAAATGATAAGAAGTTATCTTCTGCATTAGAAGAAGAAATTTTAACAAATATTAGAGTATTGGAATATGAAACTGGTAAAAAATTTCAATCAACTAAACCACTTTTAGTTTCAGTTAGATCTGGAGCTCCTGTTTCTATGCCTGGAATGATGGATACAATTTTGAATTTAGGTTTTAATGATTATGTTGCAGAAAAAATGTTAGAAATTACAAAAGATGAAAAATTTGTATATACTTCTTATTTAAGATTTGTACAAATGTTTTCTGAAATTGCAAAAGGCATAGAAAGAAAAAAATTTTTGAATTTAAAAGCTACTGACTACAAAGAACAAATAATAGAAAGCAAAAATATATATAAAGATGAATGTGGGGAAATATTTCCTGAAAATTATAAGGATCAAATACTTATTGCAGTAAAATCAATATTTGATTCTTGGAATAATGAAAGAGCAATATTATATAGAAAATTAAATAATATAGATAATAATATGGGAACTGCTGTTGTAATTCAAGAAATGGTATTTGGAAATTTCAATGATAAATCCGGAACAGGAGTTCTATTTACAAGGAATCCATCTACTGGTGAAGATAAAATATTTGGTGAAGTCCTTTTAAATGCCCAAGGAGAAGATATAGTTGCGGGAATAAGAACACCTGATAATATTGAGCTTTTAAAAACTTCTATGCCAAATATTTATAATGAATTAACAGAAACAGTTAAAAGATTAGAAAAACATAATAGAGATATGCAAGATGTAGAATTTACAATAGAAGATTCAAAATTATATATTTTACAAACTAGAAATGGAAAAAGAACAGCAGAAGCCTCTTTAAAAATTGCTATGGATTTAGTTAAAGAAGGAATAATAACTAAAGAAGAAGCAATATTAAAAGTTGAACCTGCTTCAATAAATAAATTATTAAATGGAGATTTTGAAGAAAAATATTTAAAAGAAGCAACTTTATTAACAAAAGGACTTGCTGCTTCATCTGGTGTTGCAGTTGGAAGAATAATGTTTGATGCTAAAAGAGTAAAAATAAGAGAAAAAACTATACTTGTGAGAGAAGAAACTTCTCCTGAAGATTTACAAGGTATGGCACTTGCACAAGGAATTGTTACTTTGAAAGGTGGAGCTACATCACATGGAGCAGTTGTTGCAAGAGGTATGGGTAAATGTTGTGTAACTGGTTGCTCTGAAATAAAAATTGATGAAATAAATAAAACAATGACAGTAGGAAAATACACATTAAAAGAAGGAGATTTTATTTCAGTTAGTGGACATACAGGAGAAATTTTTCTAGGAAAAATTCCTTTAAAAGAAAATAGTTTTTCAGATGAATTAAAAGAATTTGTTTCTTGGGCCTCTGAAGTAAAAAGAATGGGAGTTAGAATGAATGCCGATACTCCTGAAGATGTTGAACAAGGAAAGACTTTTGGAGCAAAAGGAATAGGACTTTGTAGAACTGAACATATGTTCTTTAAAAAAGATAAAATTTGGACAATAAGAGAATTTATTTTAAGTGATAGAGGTGAAGAAAAAGAAAAGGCTTTGAAAAAACTTCATAATTTACAAAAAGAAGATTTCTTAAATATTTTTAAAATTTTAGATGGAGATGAAGCTAATATTAGACTTTTAGATCCACCTGTACATGAATTTTTACCTAAAACTTTAGAAGATAAAAAGAAGATGGCAGAAATATTATCAATTTCACTTGAAAATATTGAAAAAAGAATATATAGATTAAAAGATGAAAACCCTATGCTTGGTCATAGAGGTTGTAGATTAGGTGTAAGCTATCCTGAACTTTATAGAATACAAGCAAGAGCAATAGTTGAAGCTGCCTATGAATGTGCACAAAAGGGAATAAAAGTACATCCTGAAATAATGATACCTTTCATTATGGAAGCAAAAGAATTAGCATATTTAAGAAAAGAAATTGAAGAAGAAATAGAAAGCTTCTTTAAGGAAATTGGAGCTAGAGTTGAATATAAACTAGGTACTATGATAGAAATACCAAGAGCTTGCTTACTAGCAGACGAAATAGCAGAATATGCAGATTTCTTCTCTTTTGGAACTAATGATTTAACTCAAATGTCTATGGGACTTTCAAGAGATGACTCTGTAAAATTTTTAGATGATTACAGAGAAAAAGGAATCTGGGAAGGTGAACCATTCTATTCAATAGATACAAAAGCTGTAACAAAACTTGTTGAAATAGGAGTTAAAAATGGTAAAGCTGCAAAGCCTAATTTAAAAATTGGAATTTGTGGAGAACATGGTGGAGATCCAAAGAGTATAGAATTTTTTGAAAAAAATAATTTTGATTATATTAGCTGCTCACCATTTAGAGTTCCAACTGCTATACTTGCAGCAGCACAATCATATTTAAAGTTTAAAAAATAA
- a CDS encoding helix-turn-helix transcriptional regulator codes for MDLTERQKKILIMLKEKLLLSGDEIAQNLNVTKSALRTDFSILTGLKLITAKQNKGYIYNKCTVKKVKDCMSPQNSINVKTSVYDAIIHLFNFDLGTLIVVESEKLVGIISRKDLLKAALNRKNMEKIPVSMIMTRMPNIVHCFEDDNIIEAIEKLIKHEIDSLPVLRKEKGKISLVGRFTKTNVTKLFYQELKNKSI; via the coding sequence ATGGATTTAACAGAGCGACAAAAAAAGATTCTTATAATGTTAAAAGAAAAATTATTATTGTCAGGAGATGAAATTGCACAAAATCTTAATGTAACAAAATCAGCATTGAGGACAGATTTTTCAATTTTAACCGGATTAAAATTAATTACAGCTAAACAGAATAAAGGATATATTTATAACAAATGTACAGTAAAAAAAGTAAAGGATTGTATGAGTCCACAAAATTCAATTAATGTAAAAACATCTGTTTATGATGCGATTATACATTTATTTAATTTTGATTTAGGAACTTTAATTGTAGTTGAGAGTGAAAAATTAGTGGGGATTATTTCGAGAAAAGATTTATTAAAAGCAGCATTAAATAGAAAAAATATGGAAAAAATACCAGTTAGTATGATAATGACAAGGATGCCAAATATTGTACACTGTTTTGAAGATGATAATATAATAGAAGCAATAGAAAAATTAATAAAGCATGAGATAGATTCTTTACCAGTTCTTAGAAAAGAAAAAGGAAAAATATCTCTAGTTGGAAGATTTACAAAAACAAATGTAACAAAGCTATTTTATCAAGAACTTAAAAATAAAAGTATCTAG